A single genomic interval of Aureliella helgolandensis harbors:
- a CDS encoding molybdenum cofactor biosynthesis protein MoaE, whose translation MVELTELPIDLNRVLESITDPECGAEVLFVGTTRQWTERLTSDGADEVETPEPSGQRVETEVLVYEAYQEMALKQLQELEQQARTRWPLRQVTIVHRLGRVAPKEASVAVAVSSPHRSEAFEAAQWLIDTLKHEVPIWKEEHYVQSGATWIHPTAGNCKCAPQEQPLPIPPE comes from the coding sequence ATGGTGGAGTTAACAGAGCTACCAATCGACCTGAATCGCGTTCTGGAATCCATCACGGATCCGGAGTGTGGGGCGGAAGTCTTGTTTGTAGGGACCACCCGCCAGTGGACCGAACGCTTGACCAGCGACGGGGCAGATGAAGTCGAAACGCCAGAGCCCAGCGGGCAGCGGGTCGAGACGGAGGTGTTGGTGTACGAAGCGTACCAGGAAATGGCCCTGAAGCAGTTGCAGGAATTGGAGCAGCAGGCGCGCACGCGTTGGCCACTGCGGCAAGTCACGATCGTGCATCGCTTGGGAAGAGTCGCCCCTAAAGAGGCGAGCGTAGCGGTTGCTGTCAGCAGCCCCCATCGTTCCGAAGCATTTGAGGCAGCTCAGTGGCTCATCGATACGCTGAAGCATGAGGTGCCCATTTGGAAAGAGGAGCACTACGTGCAAAGTGGAGCGACATGGATTCATCCTACTGCTGGGAATTGCAAATGCGCTCCTCAGGAACAGCCTTTACCAATTCCACCTGAATAA
- a CDS encoding MoaD/ThiS family protein: MCKSVSIEVEFYAGAAAIVGERKIWVEFTQPASVSDVRRQLVERFPKLRSLAEQSRWAVQACFVDEDYLLDNNAMVVMIPPVSGG; this comes from the coding sequence ATGTGCAAATCTGTGTCGATTGAAGTCGAGTTTTACGCGGGAGCAGCAGCGATCGTTGGAGAGCGGAAGATCTGGGTGGAGTTCACACAGCCCGCCAGCGTGAGTGACGTGAGGCGGCAGCTTGTCGAACGCTTCCCCAAACTGCGGAGCCTAGCTGAACAGAGTCGATGGGCCGTCCAAGCCTGTTTTGTCGACGAGGATTACTTGTTGGACAACAACGCGATGGTGGTGATGATTCCACCGGTTAGTGGTGGCTAA
- a CDS encoding anaerobic glycerol-3-phosphate dehydrogenase subunit C, with protein MMESEQIRIQADLRGLLQGDVHCDALYTQLYASDASVYEILPLGVVRPRSTRDVAELLRYCHQHGIPVFPRGGGSGLAGQSLGRGIVVDLSRYMRRVHAPQAGTVRVQCGVVQADLNRSIGYHNLLFGPDPATRSVSSIGSMISVDAAGSHFPRYGSTGDCVESLQVVLSSGEVVELGQHAWAGEDAVGTREGAIAQQVGLLLQQGSALLLRPPWADVSRGCGYRMEKVLDGDRVNLARLMSGSEGTLGIITEATLRVDAIPAVRGLLLLFFDRLDTAAKAALDIARDDVVACDLMDRRLLEIARETESVYATIIPRGAEAMLLVEMQGDEPLSVRNRLMQLLHRLQKRGKPVLSYRLTTDGQERNLLWRLARRVIPRLYRLKGNLRPLPFVEDISVPPKRLPEFLKTVQDVLKAERVTATLFAHALHGQLDVRPFLDLASPKDQIRLATLSETLYEKVMQIGGCVSGEQAFGISRAAWAEKQLGPRLEMCRKIKQVFDPTGILNPGKFLSPTPPKVNENLRPVPLFRQRTNSIVVGGETLQVGNAFEAAAASLGSSQAVDEQLLTGDLNRIAWDETLPVPTQGTQVESAQVQLPVILDWSQGDSVGYTARSCNGCGRCRTSAVAERMCPMFRIHKGEEASPRAKANLLRGVLTGSLEPELLESRELKEISDLCFNCHQCRLECPASVNIPKLVQEAKAQHVASHGLPLSDRLLNRVDLLASLGSRFPRLANWALGNKAMRWLLEKTFGIAHQRKLPKVTRRTFLRWAAREKLNRSGRSAGRKVLYFVDQYVNWHNPMLGRALVEVMRHQNVEVYIPTNQTPSWMAMIAAGDISRARKLVLTNIKVLSEAVRQGYDIITTEPSAALCLIEEYRNLYQNEDTELIAKNTYEASSYLWQMHKQNQLELDFRPMNMSIVYHQPCHAKVLDADSPALNLMRLVPGLQIQFAEHGCSGMAGTFGLQRKNLRTSLRIGRGLVNTMKETHAQMGTTECTACKLQMELLTDKPTVHPVAVLAYAYGTMPQLAAWFSSRNEGNLVN; from the coding sequence ATGATGGAGTCAGAACAAATTCGGATTCAAGCCGACTTGCGGGGACTCCTTCAAGGGGATGTGCACTGCGATGCACTCTACACACAGCTCTATGCGAGTGATGCGAGTGTGTATGAAATACTCCCTTTAGGGGTGGTGCGCCCCAGGTCGACGCGCGATGTGGCCGAATTGTTACGCTACTGCCACCAGCACGGGATCCCGGTGTTTCCTCGCGGAGGAGGGAGCGGGCTGGCTGGCCAATCGTTGGGACGTGGGATTGTCGTCGATCTTTCGCGATACATGCGACGGGTCCACGCCCCGCAGGCGGGCACGGTGCGCGTGCAGTGCGGGGTCGTCCAAGCCGACTTGAATCGCTCGATCGGCTACCACAATCTGCTGTTTGGGCCCGACCCGGCGACTCGCAGCGTCTCGTCCATTGGTAGCATGATTTCTGTCGATGCTGCGGGCAGCCACTTTCCGAGATACGGTTCCACCGGCGACTGTGTCGAATCGTTGCAGGTCGTATTGTCCAGTGGCGAAGTCGTGGAATTGGGGCAACACGCCTGGGCCGGCGAAGATGCGGTCGGAACGCGGGAAGGGGCAATTGCACAGCAGGTGGGCTTACTGCTGCAGCAAGGTTCCGCATTATTGCTGCGGCCCCCCTGGGCGGATGTTTCCCGGGGCTGCGGTTATCGCATGGAGAAGGTGCTCGACGGAGATCGAGTCAATTTAGCTCGACTGATGAGCGGCTCCGAGGGAACGTTGGGGATCATTACGGAAGCCACCCTGCGGGTAGATGCGATTCCGGCGGTGCGTGGTTTGCTCCTGCTCTTCTTCGACCGCCTGGATACTGCCGCCAAAGCCGCATTGGACATCGCTCGGGATGACGTGGTCGCCTGCGACCTCATGGACCGACGCTTGCTGGAAATCGCCCGAGAGACGGAATCGGTCTACGCCACGATCATTCCACGCGGTGCCGAAGCGATGTTGTTGGTGGAAATGCAGGGCGATGAGCCTCTCAGTGTTCGCAATCGCCTGATGCAACTCCTGCACCGGTTGCAGAAACGAGGCAAGCCCGTTCTCTCCTATCGATTGACGACCGACGGGCAGGAACGCAATCTCTTGTGGCGCCTGGCCCGCCGCGTAATTCCACGACTTTACCGGCTGAAAGGGAATTTGCGCCCGCTCCCGTTCGTGGAGGACATCTCGGTCCCACCCAAACGACTCCCCGAGTTTTTAAAGACCGTTCAAGACGTTCTGAAGGCGGAACGCGTGACGGCTACCCTGTTTGCTCATGCATTGCATGGGCAGCTCGATGTGCGACCGTTTCTCGATCTTGCCAGTCCCAAAGATCAGATCCGCTTGGCGACTCTCAGTGAGACGCTGTATGAGAAGGTGATGCAGATTGGTGGGTGCGTCTCAGGAGAGCAAGCATTCGGAATTAGCCGCGCTGCCTGGGCGGAAAAGCAACTCGGTCCACGACTGGAGATGTGCCGTAAGATCAAGCAAGTCTTCGATCCGACTGGGATTCTCAATCCCGGTAAATTTCTCAGTCCCACCCCTCCCAAGGTCAATGAGAACTTACGTCCCGTCCCCCTGTTTCGCCAGCGTACCAATTCGATCGTCGTTGGCGGTGAAACATTGCAAGTGGGCAACGCGTTCGAAGCGGCCGCGGCCAGCCTGGGATCGTCCCAAGCCGTCGATGAGCAACTGTTAACCGGGGACTTGAATCGCATTGCCTGGGACGAAACACTTCCCGTGCCTACGCAGGGTACGCAGGTGGAGTCCGCTCAGGTGCAGCTGCCTGTGATCCTCGACTGGAGCCAAGGGGATTCGGTCGGTTACACCGCGCGCTCCTGCAATGGTTGCGGACGTTGTCGGACGAGTGCCGTGGCGGAGCGGATGTGCCCCATGTTCCGCATCCATAAGGGAGAGGAGGCCTCTCCGAGAGCCAAGGCGAACTTGCTGCGAGGCGTGTTGACCGGTTCGCTGGAGCCCGAGCTGCTGGAGAGCCGCGAGCTGAAAGAGATTAGCGATCTGTGCTTCAATTGCCATCAATGTCGGCTGGAGTGCCCCGCATCGGTCAATATTCCCAAGCTGGTGCAAGAGGCAAAGGCGCAGCACGTGGCCAGCCACGGCCTGCCGCTCAGTGACCGCTTGCTGAACCGCGTCGATTTGCTGGCTTCCCTAGGGAGTCGCTTTCCACGCCTAGCCAACTGGGCGCTTGGCAACAAAGCCATGCGGTGGTTGCTCGAAAAAACCTTCGGCATCGCGCACCAACGGAAGCTGCCCAAAGTGACGCGACGCACTTTCCTGCGCTGGGCTGCACGCGAAAAACTAAATCGCAGTGGAAGATCGGCGGGACGAAAAGTCCTCTACTTTGTCGATCAATATGTGAATTGGCACAACCCGATGTTGGGACGAGCTCTGGTGGAAGTGATGCGGCACCAAAATGTCGAAGTCTACATTCCTACCAACCAAACTCCATCCTGGATGGCCATGATTGCTGCCGGCGACATCTCTCGGGCTCGGAAACTGGTACTTACGAATATCAAAGTCCTGTCGGAAGCGGTGCGGCAGGGCTACGATATCATTACCACAGAACCCTCTGCTGCTCTCTGTCTGATCGAAGAATACCGCAATCTTTACCAAAACGAAGATACCGAACTCATCGCCAAAAATACCTACGAGGCGAGTAGCTACCTGTGGCAAATGCACAAGCAAAATCAACTGGAACTTGATTTTCGCCCCATGAATATGAGCATCGTGTACCATCAGCCCTGCCACGCCAAAGTACTCGATGCCGATTCTCCCGCGCTGAACCTTATGAGGCTGGTGCCGGGTTTGCAAATTCAATTTGCTGAACATGGCTGTAGCGGTATGGCGGGAACGTTCGGGTTGCAGCGTAAGAATTTGCGCACCAGCTTGCGAATCGGTCGTGGGCTGGTCAATACCATGAAGGAAACCCATGCTCAGATGGGGACGACGGAATGCACCGCCTGCAAGTTGCAGATGGAATTGCTAACCGACAAACCAACCGTGCATCCGGTGGCTGTGCTGGCCTATGCCTATGGCACGATGCCACAACTAGCAGCATGGTTTTCGTCCCGCAACGAAGGCAATTTGGTGAACTGA
- a CDS encoding TlpA family protein disulfide reductase — translation MKFHSLLTALLAIGCFCGLVRPTLADADLLTVGSPAPALDVEHWVQDGKGKFKPVTKFESGKVYVVEFWATWCGPCVMSMPHLAETQHKYADQGVQIVSISDEDLETVEKFLERAVPQRGPAEDAQEPAKQTFRELTSAYCLTTDPDQSSYQSYMNAAAQGGIPTAFLVGKTGLIEWIGHPMQMDEPLAAVVDGNWDREKFASEFKPAQLAEVTRQKVMQLASEQDFEGALKVLDKALQEGGTLELKNLKLQLLLISKKTEEAVTLTQSLFVEMADNPEQVNALAWNVFEMSSRGAEGIEKIVDASIEAAMAAAKKSQGELKGSILDTAAHLHFIQGNLDEALALETEAAKLVGPDDRYVANFLKELQEAKAASEQDK, via the coding sequence TTGAAATTCCATAGCTTATTGACCGCTCTGTTGGCCATTGGATGCTTTTGCGGCCTCGTACGGCCAACCCTGGCAGATGCGGATCTGCTCACGGTAGGCTCACCTGCTCCCGCTCTGGACGTTGAGCACTGGGTCCAGGACGGCAAGGGGAAATTCAAGCCAGTTACCAAGTTTGAATCTGGCAAAGTCTATGTTGTCGAGTTCTGGGCTACCTGGTGTGGCCCCTGTGTCATGAGCATGCCACACTTGGCAGAGACCCAACACAAGTACGCTGACCAAGGTGTGCAGATTGTCAGCATTAGCGATGAAGATCTCGAGACCGTTGAAAAATTCTTGGAACGAGCTGTTCCCCAGCGTGGCCCGGCCGAAGATGCCCAGGAGCCAGCCAAACAAACGTTCCGGGAATTGACCAGTGCTTATTGCCTGACCACCGATCCCGATCAGAGCTCTTACCAAAGCTACATGAATGCAGCCGCTCAAGGCGGTATCCCGACGGCCTTCCTCGTCGGCAAAACGGGACTGATCGAATGGATCGGCCATCCCATGCAAATGGACGAACCGCTCGCAGCAGTGGTCGACGGCAACTGGGACCGGGAGAAATTTGCTTCCGAGTTCAAGCCAGCTCAACTCGCAGAGGTGACACGCCAAAAAGTGATGCAACTGGCGAGTGAACAAGATTTCGAAGGCGCCCTGAAGGTTCTCGACAAAGCCCTGCAAGAAGGAGGCACTTTGGAGTTGAAGAACTTGAAGCTGCAGTTGCTCCTGATTTCGAAGAAAACCGAAGAGGCAGTCACGCTGACTCAAAGCTTGTTTGTCGAGATGGCGGACAATCCTGAACAAGTCAACGCCCTAGCTTGGAACGTCTTTGAAATGTCCTCACGCGGTGCTGAAGGCATCGAAAAGATTGTCGATGCTTCCATCGAAGCTGCCATGGCTGCCGCTAAGAAATCCCAAGGGGAATTGAAGGGCAGTATCCTCGATACGGCCGCTCACCTGCATTTCATCCAAGGCAATCTCGACGAAGCGTTGGCCTTGGAAACCGAAGCTGCCAAACTCGTCGGCCCAGATGATCGCTACGTAGCCAACTTCTTGAAAGAACTGCAGGAGGCCAAGGCGGCCAGCGAGCAGGACAAGTAG
- a CDS encoding CARDB domain-containing protein encodes MKKAAPESSFSASLPRDLSTNSNALPAPAGTAALDSNARHDLPEAEGAQPPHGGAAKVELPTGLPAKGPFQSAGTAAAPSKPPAANGDQRMKMESPHIVVELTGPADLPVGTPANYAIVVTNTDAIDLRGLILRMDVPVGIAVQSLKPSHGEFEVEHAADGATLLTWGFDHLASGQTASAPVQLVASRPQNFAVAMEWTLIPLTSSTEFDVLAPRLELALEGPSEVRFGEPNAYRLHVRNPGNASASNVAVTLTAGPYGSSTSEVGSIAAGGEQVIEVELIFNQKGPIAIAASAVAAGELSSDTDIEVLVRKPELQAKMAAPSLVYHGSPASYLVQLANSGDAVARDVVAKIKLPPQAEVLAKPAGAELVEGYLTWNIEELGVGKSLDFPVQLQLLQEGENLVEIVCEGTAGELANAAATTQLQSIADVKLLVNDPLSPAPVQGEVLYELTLTNRGSKAASNVRVVAQFSDGIEPTRGEGQPCRIIPGQLLFEPLTTLAAGESVQLQVFAEAATAGMHRFRAEVRMDESEARLVQEESTQYLDTVGKIAAPLTNRVLR; translated from the coding sequence ATGAAGAAAGCAGCGCCGGAAAGCAGCTTCTCCGCGAGTTTGCCCCGTGACCTCTCAACCAATAGCAATGCTCTGCCAGCCCCTGCGGGAACGGCGGCATTGGATTCCAATGCTCGGCATGACCTACCGGAAGCAGAAGGCGCGCAACCGCCCCATGGAGGAGCTGCCAAGGTTGAGCTGCCCACCGGTTTGCCTGCCAAGGGGCCGTTCCAATCTGCTGGGACTGCCGCTGCTCCGAGCAAGCCACCAGCTGCCAACGGCGACCAGCGGATGAAAATGGAATCACCTCATATCGTTGTGGAACTGACCGGCCCAGCCGACCTGCCAGTCGGCACACCCGCCAACTATGCCATTGTCGTCACCAATACTGATGCGATCGATCTGCGTGGGCTGATTTTGCGCATGGATGTGCCGGTGGGAATCGCTGTGCAATCGCTCAAACCGAGTCATGGCGAATTTGAAGTCGAGCATGCGGCAGATGGAGCCACTCTACTGACTTGGGGATTCGACCACTTGGCCTCCGGGCAGACCGCTTCGGCGCCCGTACAATTGGTGGCATCCCGTCCGCAGAACTTTGCGGTGGCTATGGAGTGGACCCTGATCCCACTTACTTCAAGTACCGAGTTTGATGTCTTGGCTCCTCGCCTGGAGCTAGCGTTGGAAGGGCCGTCCGAAGTTCGTTTTGGGGAGCCCAATGCCTACCGCTTGCACGTTCGCAATCCAGGCAATGCGTCTGCTTCCAATGTAGCGGTGACCTTGACCGCTGGTCCCTATGGCTCGAGCACTTCCGAGGTTGGCAGCATCGCTGCAGGTGGCGAGCAAGTCATCGAAGTAGAGCTGATCTTTAATCAAAAAGGCCCCATTGCCATTGCCGCCTCGGCGGTCGCAGCGGGCGAATTGAGCAGCGACACAGACATCGAAGTGCTTGTGCGCAAACCTGAATTGCAAGCGAAGATGGCTGCCCCCTCCCTGGTCTACCATGGTTCGCCGGCAAGCTACCTCGTGCAGCTTGCCAACTCCGGGGACGCTGTGGCACGCGATGTCGTGGCCAAAATCAAGCTGCCGCCTCAAGCAGAAGTTCTCGCCAAACCGGCGGGAGCCGAGCTGGTTGAGGGTTATTTGACCTGGAACATTGAAGAGCTCGGTGTCGGCAAATCGTTGGACTTTCCAGTGCAGTTGCAGCTCCTGCAGGAAGGCGAGAACCTCGTCGAAATTGTCTGCGAAGGAACCGCGGGAGAGTTGGCCAACGCAGCTGCGACGACTCAACTACAATCGATCGCCGACGTGAAGTTGCTGGTGAACGATCCATTGTCTCCAGCACCGGTGCAAGGCGAAGTGTTGTATGAACTCACGCTAACCAACCGAGGGTCGAAAGCGGCCAGCAACGTGCGTGTTGTCGCTCAATTCTCCGATGGCATCGAACCGACACGGGGAGAGGGACAGCCCTGTCGCATCATTCCAGGACAGCTTCTGTTCGAACCTCTCACCACCTTGGCTGCAGGGGAGTCGGTGCAGTTGCAAGTATTTGCAGAGGCGGCGACCGCGGGAATGCACCGTTTCCGAGCGGAGGTCCGGATGGACGAGTCGGAAGCACGCTTGGTGCAAGAGGAATCCACTCAGTACTTGGATACTGTAGGAAAGATCGCTGCCCCGCTGACAAACCGGGTCTTACGCTAA